In Neisseriaceae bacterium CLB008, one genomic interval encodes:
- a CDS encoding acetyl-CoA carboxylase carboxyltransferase subunit alpha, giving the protein MKQVFLDFEQPIAELENKIEQLRYVQDDSVVDISEDIARLTKKSKDLTKTIFSKLTPWQVSQVSRHAQRPYTQDYIDAMFTDYEELHGDRSYADDKAIIGGLARFNGQSVVVIGHQKGRDTKEKIRRNFGMPRPEGYRKALRLMKLAEKFQLPIMTFIDTPGAYPGIGAEERGQSEAIGRNLYEMSQLNVPVICTVIGEGGSGGALAIAVGDYVNMLQYATYSVISPEGCASILWKTAEKAPEAAEALGITADKAKKLKLIDAIVKEPLGGAHRNYPEMMVSMQQTLAEQLKEAQSLPIGQLLTKRFDRIMAYGSFSEK; this is encoded by the coding sequence ATGAAGCAAGTTTTTCTTGATTTTGAACAGCCAATTGCAGAACTAGAGAACAAAATAGAACAATTGCGCTATGTTCAGGACGATTCAGTGGTTGATATCTCAGAAGACATCGCCCGACTGACCAAAAAAAGCAAAGATTTGACCAAAACGATATTCAGCAAGCTAACCCCTTGGCAAGTCTCACAGGTTTCTCGTCATGCTCAGCGTCCTTATACGCAAGATTACATCGATGCGATGTTTACGGACTATGAAGAACTGCATGGCGATCGTAGCTATGCCGACGATAAGGCCATTATTGGTGGTCTTGCGCGGTTTAACGGCCAAAGCGTGGTGGTGATCGGTCATCAAAAAGGCCGCGACACCAAAGAAAAAATTCGTCGTAATTTCGGCATGCCTCGTCCCGAAGGCTATCGTAAAGCATTGCGTTTGATGAAGCTGGCGGAAAAATTCCAGCTGCCCATCATGACGTTTATTGACACGCCAGGCGCTTACCCTGGTATTGGTGCGGAAGAGCGTGGCCAGTCAGAGGCGATTGGTCGCAACCTATACGAAATGTCACAGTTGAACGTGCCGGTGATCTGTACGGTGATCGGCGAGGGTGGTTCAGGTGGCGCCTTGGCGATTGCCGTGGGCGACTATGTGAACATGCTGCAATACGCAACCTATTCTGTGATTTCACCAGAAGGCTGTGCGTCTATTTTGTGGAAGACGGCTGAAAAAGCCCCTGAGGCAGCAGAAGCGCTGGGCATTACCGCGGATAAGGCGAAAAAGCTGAAGCTGATTGATGCGATTGTGAAAGAGCCTTTGGGCGGCGCCCACCGTAACTATCCTGAAATGATGGTCAGCATGCAGCAAACGTTGGCTGAACAGCTTAAAGAGGCCCAAAGCCTGCCGATTGGTCAACTGTTGACCAAGCGTTTTGACCGCATCATGGCCTACGGTAGCTTTAGTGAAAAATAA
- the tilS gene encoding tRNA lysidine(34) synthetase TilS, whose product MKNKLSQTVAQFWSAHRRADQAVIEIALSGGVDSVALLHAFDGLQAEHGFRLQAVHVHHGISAHADAWATFCAELCARFNVPLRVVRVALDFDAKSGLEAEARRARYEAFAAGDADVVVLGHHLDDQVETTLANLLRGGGVRALAAMPPVRALGAKALWRPCLTLPKAVLQEYVQNQGLSHVEDDSNVDRQYKRNWVRHELLPMLGQYLPHAPQHILRTTELMQETLSILDEVLQADSRLVCPDGVFYYGPWQALSPARQHQLLLHFVTTAGLGTPRPDSLHDFAQQLRRIGAGQMDWRLPKGRVYAYQGRLYVVPQADLWRLQPWAEETLADIAAQTYGEGTLTWIAADKGLPLARIQEGLTLRARVSTDKIHTTIGHKNVKRVLQEKGVPPFLRTYWPVLVDAEDQCVAVCGLWVAAKDTIEHGYLPRGWLD is encoded by the coding sequence GTGAAAAATAAACTGTCGCAGACAGTGGCACAGTTTTGGTCAGCCCATCGACGGGCTGATCAGGCTGTGATTGAAATCGCGTTAAGCGGTGGTGTCGACTCGGTCGCGCTGCTGCACGCTTTTGACGGCTTGCAAGCGGAACATGGGTTTCGTTTGCAAGCCGTACACGTTCATCATGGCATCAGCGCCCACGCCGACGCCTGGGCGACTTTTTGTGCCGAGCTGTGCGCGCGCTTTAATGTCCCGCTGCGGGTGGTGCGGGTGGCCTTGGATTTTGACGCCAAAAGTGGCTTAGAGGCCGAGGCGCGGCGAGCACGCTATGAGGCTTTTGCCGCGGGCGACGCTGATGTGGTGGTGTTGGGTCATCATCTAGACGATCAGGTGGAAACTACCCTTGCGAACTTATTGCGCGGTGGCGGGGTGCGTGCGCTGGCAGCGATGCCGCCGGTGCGGGCTTTAGGCGCTAAGGCGTTATGGCGACCTTGCTTGACCTTGCCTAAGGCAGTGTTGCAAGAATACGTACAAAATCAAGGTTTAAGCCACGTTGAGGATGACAGCAACGTTGATCGCCAGTATAAACGCAATTGGGTGCGGCATGAGTTGCTGCCGATGCTGGGGCAGTATTTGCCGCATGCGCCGCAGCACATTCTCAGAACCACCGAATTGATGCAAGAGACGCTCAGTATTTTGGATGAGGTCTTGCAAGCAGATAGCCGTTTGGTGTGTCCCGACGGCGTGTTTTATTATGGCCCGTGGCAAGCATTAAGCCCGGCCAGACAGCATCAGCTGTTATTGCATTTCGTGACGACCGCGGGATTAGGGACCCCGCGGCCGGACAGTCTGCATGATTTTGCCCAACAGCTACGCCGTATTGGTGCAGGGCAGATGGATTGGCGTTTGCCCAAGGGCCGCGTCTATGCCTATCAGGGCCGGCTATATGTTGTGCCTCAAGCAGATTTATGGCGGCTTCAGCCTTGGGCTGAAGAAACGCTGGCAGATATTGCCGCCCAAACCTATGGCGAAGGGACGCTGACTTGGATAGCAGCGGATAAAGGCTTGCCTTTAGCGCGTATCCAAGAGGGTTTAACGCTGAGGGCGCGCGTGTCCACCGACAAAATACACACAACCATTGGACATAAAAATGTGAAGCGTGTGCTGCAAGAAAAAGGCGTACCGCCTTTTTTGAGAACGTACTGGCCGGTGCTGGTTGACGCAGAAGATCAGTGCGTCGCCGTGTGCGGCTTGTGGGTTGCAGCAAAGGACACGATTGAGCATGGCTATTTACCACGGGGATGGTTGGATTGA